The following proteins come from a genomic window of Flavobacterium crocinum:
- a CDS encoding GNAT family N-acetyltransferase: MNTTYSFQIYKSASQLPLEWNSLAVDNIFLTREYLEVLENSSPVNMTCHFIGLFEEEKLVGIVLTQFLFAEKLESFGERDKCLKTSVRNFALKNFASHVLFVGNNMLTGQNAFVFDKKIKESKAIKTLHKAVNQLKKDLKESGKKVHITSIKDFTAEEIKPLQVEFKNNYTFSTQPNMVFEIRKNWKNEQDYIDALSKKYRDQYKRARKKSEEIVKQKMSLADIKQYEDVIYDLYFHVAKNAPFNTFFLARNHFSFFKEIMGDNFLLYGYFLDAKLIGFNTLIKNGDTMDTYFLGYDESIQREKMLYLNMLYDMIAYSIKKGFKEIVFARTALEIKSSVGAKPIKMYGLITHSNALINHNISRFFNYLEPKTEWQERNPFK, from the coding sequence TTGAATACAACTTATTCTTTCCAGATTTACAAAAGCGCTTCACAATTGCCATTAGAATGGAATTCGCTTGCCGTTGATAACATCTTTTTGACTCGTGAGTATTTAGAAGTTCTGGAAAATTCTTCTCCGGTAAATATGACTTGTCATTTTATTGGTCTTTTTGAAGAAGAAAAACTTGTTGGCATTGTTTTAACGCAGTTTCTATTTGCCGAAAAACTGGAATCATTCGGAGAACGCGACAAATGTCTCAAAACTTCTGTACGCAATTTTGCCTTAAAGAATTTTGCTTCGCACGTTTTGTTTGTTGGCAACAATATGCTGACTGGACAAAATGCTTTTGTTTTTGATAAAAAAATCAAAGAATCAAAAGCCATTAAAACACTTCACAAAGCCGTAAATCAGCTTAAAAAAGATTTAAAAGAAAGCGGAAAGAAAGTTCATATTACAAGTATAAAAGATTTTACTGCCGAAGAAATCAAACCTTTACAAGTTGAATTTAAAAACAATTATACGTTTTCGACTCAGCCCAACATGGTTTTTGAAATCAGGAAAAACTGGAAAAACGAACAGGATTATATTGATGCATTATCTAAAAAATATCGTGATCAATACAAACGTGCCCGAAAAAAATCGGAGGAAATTGTAAAGCAAAAAATGTCATTAGCCGACATTAAACAATATGAAGATGTTATTTACGATTTGTATTTTCATGTAGCGAAAAACGCTCCGTTTAACACCTTTTTTCTAGCCCGAAATCATTTTAGCTTTTTCAAGGAAATAATGGGTGATAACTTTCTATTGTATGGCTATTTCTTAGACGCAAAACTAATTGGTTTTAATACGCTCATCAAAAATGGCGATACTATGGACACTTATTTTCTAGGTTATGACGAAAGCATCCAACGCGAGAAAATGCTCTATTTAAACATGCTTTACGATATGATTGCCTACTCTATCAAAAAAGGATTTAAAGAAATTGTATTTGCAAGAACTGCACTCGAAATAAAAAGTTCTGTTGGTGCCAAACCAATAAAAATGTATGGTTTAATTACACACAGCAATGCTTTAATTAATCATAACATTTCAAGATTTTTCAATTATCTGGAACCTAAAACAGAATGGCAGGAACGTAATCCTTTTAAATAG